DNA sequence from the Streptomyces sp. NBC_01264 genome:
CCGGGTAACGGGGGCCGGCCTCGGAAACGAGCCCGGGGTCCGTTCCGGCGGCGCGGCAGTCCACGAAGACGGGCACGCCGACGGCCCGCTGGTACCGGCGGGCCGCCCTCAGGGCGCTGCGCGCGACCTGGCCGCGCGCCGGCGGCTCGGTGACGACGGGGAGCTTGCGCTCCTTGTCGTAGCCGACGTGCGTGGGATCCGGGTCGAGGGTCCGTACGCGGACGGGCCCGGTCTCGTGGAACACGTCGAGGATCTGCCCCGTGATGCTCCCCACTCCGGCGTCGAGGACGTAGGGGTCTCCCGAGAACCGGCAGCCGCGCCGGCGAGCCTCGGCCACAGCCGCTTCCAGAGCCCGGTACTCGGCGTCGCTGCCGCCGTCGAGGCAGACGACCTCGATCGCCGAGCCGTCCGGCTCCGAGGCGATCAGGGGGACGGCTTCACCGGGCGTGGCGACGACGATCGCCACCGGAGCGGACCGGGTGACTCCCGTACGAGGGGCCGCCGGCGTCTGCTCGGGGGACGTGGCGCCGCGTCTCGCACGACGTCCGGTCGCTCGGACCATGGCTCTGCTCCCCATTCCCCTCGCGGCTGCGGTTATCCACTCCATACCGACCCCGAGACGATAGGCGCTCTCCCGTTCGAGTTGAAAATCTGCCTATAGTGCAGCGGCATCCGGCCCACCGCGCCGTCCGTCAGCCGACCGAGGCCCCGAGGATTCGAGCAGTATGACCCAACAGACCGCCACGCCCAGTCATCGCAACACCGGGCGGCGAGGGGCGCGTCCGCCCAGGTCACGCGGCCGCCGCGCGATGAAGATCGTCCTGGTGGTGGTCGTCCTGCTGCTGCTCGCCGCCGCCGGCACCGGCTGGTGGGCCTACAACCACCTCAACAAGAACATCGACAGCGTCGACCTGAACCAGACGATCGGTGCCGACAACCGCCCGGCGAAGGTCCCGGACAGCGGCCAGAACATCCTGGTGCTCGGCTCGGACTCGCGCGCCGGCGCCAACGGCGAGCTCGATCACGGCGATGTCAGCGGTTCGCGCTCGGACACCAACATGCTGGTGCACATACCCGAGGGCCGTAAGAAGGCCACCGCGATCAGCATCCCCCGCGACACCCTCGTAACCCGGCCCGAGTGCAAGGACAAGAACGGCAAGTCGATCGCGGGCGCGAACCGCGTCATGATCAACAGCATCATCGGGACCGGCGGCCCGGCCTGTGTCGTCAAGACCGTGGAGACGATGTCCGGCATCCGCGTCGACCACCTGGTGAAGGTGGAGTTCGCCGGATTCAAGGAGCTCGTGGACGCACTCGGCGGCGTGGACGTGACCCTCGACAAGCCCATCAAGGGCGGCCTGAACCTCGACGCCGGCACACACCGCTTGAACGGCACGGACTCGCTCAAGTTCGTTCGCACCCGCCACGGTTACGGCGACGGCAGCGACCTCGGACGCATCGACCTGCAGCAGAAGTTCATGATCGCGATGCTGTCGGAGATCAAGAAGCAGGACGTCCTCAGCAGCCCGGCCCGGCTCTACAAGCTCGCCGACGCCGGCACCAAGGCGCTGACCACGGACTCCGAACTCGACTCGCTCAAGGGCCTGTCGGACTTCGCCCAGAGCATGAACGGCGTGGATCCGGCGACCATGGAGACGATCATGCTCCCGGTCAACTACGACAAGATCGACAAGAACCGCGTCGTCGCCGTGGAGCCGCAGTCCGGCCAGCTGTGGGAGGCCCTGCGCAACGACCGGCCGATCCCGGCCTCGGCGAAGAAGTCCCCCGCCACCGGCGGCTGACCGACACCGCTCGCGACGAGCCCCGGCCCCCGGATGGGGGGCGGGGCTCGTCGGCGTGCCACCGCAGGACGCGCGTCAGCGGCCCTCGCGCGCAGGGTTCGGCGTCATGCCCTCGCCCCGGCCCAGGCGGCTGTGCTGCTTGCCGTAGAGGAAGTAGACGAAGCAGCCGATCGCCATCCAGATGCCGAAGCGCAGCCAGGTCTCAGCCGGCAGGTTCAGCATCAGCCAGACCGACGCGGCGATCGACACGATGGGCACGAACGGCACCCACGGGGTGCGGAAGGACCGGTGCAGGTCGGGCCGGGTGCGGCGCAGGACCATCACGCCGAGCGCGACCACGACGAAGGCGAAGAGGGTGCCGATGTTCACCAGGGTCGCCAGCTCGTGGATGCTGGTGAATCCGGCGACGACGGCGATGACCACACCGAGCAGGATCGTCGGCCGGTAGGGCGTACGGAACTTAGGGTGGGTCCGCGAGAAGAAGCGCGGCAGCAGCCCGTCGCGGCTCATCGCGAAGAACACCCGGGTCTGGCCGAGCAGCAGGATCATGCAGACGGTGGTCAGGCCCACGGCGGCGCCGAAGCTGATGATGCCTCCGTAGACCGGATGGCCGGCGGATTTGAAGGCGTCGGCCAGCGGGGCGCTGACGGAGAGCTCCTTGTAGTTCTGCATGCCGGTCACCACGATCGAGACCGCCACGTAGAGCACGGTGCAGATGATCAGCGAGCCGAGGATGCCGCGCGGCATGTCCCGCTGCGGGAGCTTGGTCTCCTCGGCTGCGGTGGCCACCACGTCGAAGCCGATGAAGGCGAAGAAGACCACGGAGGCGGCGGTGAAGATGCCCATGACGCCGAAGTTGGTGGGCTCGTAGCCGAAGAGGAGCTGGAGGAGCGGGGCATCGAGTCCGGAGCCGCCCGTCTGGGGTTCGGCCGGCGGGATGAACGGCGTGTAGTTGGACTTCGTGATGAAGAACGCGCCCGCGATGATCACGATGAGCACCACCGTGACCTTGATCGCCACGACCACCGCGGTGATCCGCGCGGACAGCTTCACCCCGACGACCAGGATCACGGTCAGCACCAGGACCAGGACGAAGGCGAGCAGGTCGAAGTGGCCGCCCGGAACGTCGGGCCCCTGGAGCAGGGCGGGCAGGTGGATGCCGGCGTTGTCCATGAGCGAGCGGACGTACCCCGACCAGCCGACGGCCACGACCGCGGTGCCGAGCGCGAACTCCAGCACGAGGTCCCAGCCGATGATCCAGGCGGGCAGCTCACCGATGGAGGCGTACGAGAAGGTGTACGCGGATCCGGCCACCGGGACCGTCGAGGCGAACTCGGCGTAGCACAGGGCGGCCAGCGCGCACACGATGCCGGCGGCGACGAACGCGAGGGCGGTGGAGGGTCCGGCGGTCTCCTTGGCGACCTTGCCCGTGAGGACGAAGATGCCCGTGCCGATGATCACGCCGACGCCGAAGACGGTGAGGTCCCAGGAGGAGAGCGACTTCTTGAGCTGGTGTTCCGGCTCTTCCGTGTCGAGGATCGACTGCTCGACCGATTTCGTACGGAAGGGACCGTTCAGGTTCCTACTCACCGACGCACCTCCGCAGGGCAGACCGCATCGAAACGAAACGGGCCGGAAGGCCCGCCCTTCAAGGGTGACCCTCCCGGCCCGTGACGTGCAACCGCAGATGATCAGTCGACGGCGGCGGCCGGCTCGCTGTCGTAGCGTCCGTCGAGCTTCGCCACCAGGCCGGTGACCTGCCGCGCGATGTCCGGGGCGGTCAGACCGATCTCCGCCATGACCTCCTTGCGCGTGGCGTGGTCCAGGAAGCGCTGCGGAATGCCGAAGTCACGCAGCGGTACGTCGACCCCCGCGTCCCGCAGGGCCTGCGCGACGGCCGAGCCCACACCGCCGCTGCGGCTGTTGTCCTCGACGGTGACCACGACGCGGTGGCGGTCGGCGAGCGGGGCCAGGGCCTCGTCCACCGGCTTGACCCAGCGGGGGTCGACCACGGTCGTGGAGATGCCCTGCTTGTCGAGCAGGTCGGCGATCTCCAGGCACATCGGGGCGAGCGCGCCGACCGAGACGAGCAGTACGTCCGGCCGGGTGACCTCGTCGGCCGGACGGCGCAGCACGTCCATGCCGCCGATCTTGCCGATGGCAGGCACGGCCGGGCCGACGACGCCCTTGGAGAAGCGCACGACGGTCGGCGCGTCCTTCACCAGGACGGCCTCGTTCAGCTGGGCGCGCAGCTGCTCCGCGTCGCGCGGGGCGGCCAGGCGCAGGCCCGGGACCACCTGGAGGATGGACATGTCCCACATGCCGTTGTGGGAGGCGCCGTCGGTGCCGGTGACACCGGCGCGGTCCAGGACGAAGGTGACCCCGCACTTGTGCAGGGCCACGTCCATCAGGACCTGGTCGAAGGCGCGGTTGAGGAAGGTCGCGTACACCGCGAAGACCGGGTGGGCGCCGCCGGAGGCCAGGCCCGCCGCCGAGGTGGCGCCGTGCTGCTCGGCGATGCCGACGTCGAAGATCCGGTCCGGGTAGGCGTCGGCGAACTTCTTCAGGCCGACCGGCTGGAGCATGGCCGCGGTGATGGCGACGATGTCCTTGCGGTCCCTGCCGAGCTTGACCATCTCGTCGGCGAAGACGGAGGTCCAGCTGGCGGCGTCGGTGGAGACCGGCAGGCCGGTGTCCGGGTGGATCACGCCGACCGCGTGGAAGCGGTCCGCCTCGTCCTGGACGGCCGGCTCGTAGCCCCGGCCCTTCTGGGTGAGGCAGTGCACGATGACCGGGCCGCTGAAGCGCTTGGCGCGCTGCAGGGCCGATTCCAGGGCCTCGATGTCGTGGCCGTCGATGGGGCCGATGTACTTCAGGCCCAGGTCCTCGAACATGCCCTGCGGGGCGATGAAGTCCTTGAGGCCCTTCTTGGCGCCGTGCAGGGTCTCGTAGAGGGGCTTCCCGACGACCGGGGTGCGCTCCAGGAGGTCCTTGCCGCGGGCCAGGAAGCGCTCGTAGCCGTCCGTGGTCCGCAGGGTGGCCAGGTGGTTCGCGAGGCCTCCGATGGTGGGGCCGTACGAGCGCTCGTTGTCGTTGACGACGATCACCAGGGGGCGGTCCTTGGCGGCGGCGATGTTGTTCAGCGCCTCCCAGGCCATACCGCCGGTCAGGGCCCCGTCGCCGATCACCGCGGCGACGTGGTGGTCCTCCTTGCCGAGCACCTCGTTGGCCTTCGCGAAGCCGTCGGCCCAGCCCAGCACGGTCGACGCGTGCGAGTTCTCGATCACGTCGTGCTCGGACTCGGCGCGCGAGGGGTAGCCCGACAGGCCGCCCTTCGTGCGCAGGCCGCCGAAGTCCTGGCGGCCGGTGAGCAGCTTGTGCACGTAGGCCTGGTGGCCGGTGTCGAAGAGGACCTTGTCCTTGGGCGAGTCGAAGACCCGGTGCAGGGCGATCGTCAGCTCTACGACACCGAGGTTGGGGCCGAGGTGCCCGCCGGTCTTGGAGACGGCGTCGACGAGGAAGGTCCTGATCTCGGCGGCGAGCCGCTCGAGCTCCTCCTGGCTGAGCCGGTCCAGATCGCGCGGTCCCTTGATGCGGGTCAGCAGCACCCGTGCCTCCTTGCAGTCGCTTGCTGGTCTGCCGAGTCTAATGTTCGCTACTTGGGCGACAGTAAAGCGCGGTCCCGGTCAGGTCACACCTTTGTCATACCTGTACACATCAGCACGGAGTCACACCCCCCAAACGGGGCCATACCCGCACATGTGTACGTGCATTCCTACGCACAGGTGCCCGGCACCACACGAAGTGGCACCGGGCACTGTGACGGTTCTTACCGCCGCGTCGGACCGCGCGCACGCCGGTCAGGCGCGGCCGGCGGTCTTCTGCGTCTTGCGGGTGACCGAGTCGATCACCACGGTGGCCAGGAGGACCGCGCCCGTGATCATGTACTGGATCGGCGTCGCGATTCCCTCCAGTGCCAGACCGTACTGGATGGAGGTGATGACCATGACGCCGAGGAGGGCGTTCCAGGTCCGGCCGCGGCCGCCGAAGAGGCTGGTGCCGCCGATGACGGCCGCCGCGATCACGTTCATCAGCAGGTCGCCGGCGCCGGCGCTCTGGTTCGCCGCCGCGATCTTGGAGGCCCAGAAGAGGCCGCCGATCGCCGCGAAGGTGCCGGCGATCGCGAAGACCGTGATCCGGACCCGGTTGACGTTGATGCCGGCGCGCCGGGAGGCCTCGACGCTGCCGCCGAGGGCGAAGACCTGGCGGCCGAAGGTGGTGCGCCGCAGGAGGAAGTCCGTGCCGACCAGGGCCAGCAGGAAGAGCACGATCGCCAGCGGCAGGCCCTTGTACTGGTTGAACACGAAGGCCGGACCGAAGGTGAACACCGCGAGGAGCCCGGTGCGCAGCAGGATCTCGCCGAGCGGCCGGGAGGGGACCCCCGCCGCCGCACGGCGGCGGTTGTCGGAGAACGTGGCGAGGAAGTACCCGGCCACGGCGAGGGCGGCGAGCCCGTAGCCGACGGCCACGTCCGAGAAGAAGTACGTGGTCAGCTGCCCGACCACGCCCTCGGAGTCGAGGTTGATCGTGCCGTTGCTGCCGAGGATCTGCAGCATGGCGCCGGACCAGAACAGCAGGCCCGAAAGGGTGACCGCGAAGGCCGGGGCGCCGATCTTGGCGAAGAAGAAGCCGTGGAGGGAGCCGATCAGGGCGCCTCCGGCGATCGCCGCGAGGATGGCCAGCCACTCGTTGACGCCGTTGGTGACCGAGAGGACCGCCACGATGGCGCCGGAGACACCGCTGACCGAGCCGACCGAGAGGTCGATCTCGCCGAGCAGCAGGACGAAGATGATGCCGACCGCCATCATGCCGGTGGCCGTCATCGTGATCGCGATGTTGGTGAGGTTCTCGGGTCCGAGGAAGTTCGAGTTCAGCCCCTGGAAGATGCTCCAGATGATGACCAGGCCGAGGACGACGGGCACGGAGCCCAGGTCGCCGGCCTTGAGCTTGCGGCCGAACTCGTTCACGTACCCGGCGAAACCCTGCTCGCGTACGAGCAGGCGGGGGTCCACGGCCGGAATGGCGTCGTGGGCGGCGACCGGATTGACGGGGTCTATGTGCTGGGTGCTCACTTGCGGGCCTCCCCGGTGCGGGCCGCCCGGCGGGTCACGGCGTTGTCCGTGGCACCGGTGATGGCGGAGATGATCTCTTCCTGCGACGTGTCCTTCACGGAGAAGACGCCGTTGTTGCGGCCCAGCCGCAGGACGGCCACCTTGTCGGCCACGGCCTTCACGTCGGCCATGTTGTGGCTGATGAGGATGACGGCGTGACCGCGCTCGCGCAGCCGCTCGACCAGGTCGAGCACCTGTGCGGTCTGCTCGACGCCGAGGGCGGCGGTGGGCTCGTCGAGGATCACGAGCCGGGGCTCGCCCAGCATGGAGCGGGCGATGGCCACGGTCTGGCGCTGACCGCCGGACAGGGAGGCGATGGGGATGCGGACGCTGGGGATCCGGATGGACAGGGTGGTCAGGAGCTCGCGTGCGCGCCGCTCCATCTCCACCTCGTCGAGGATGCCGCGCCGCTTGAGCTCGCGCCCCAGGAAGAGGTTGCCGACGACGTCGATGTTGTCGCACAGCGCGAGGTCCTGGTAGACCGTCGCGATGCCCAGGTTCTGGGCGTCGTGGGGCTTGGTGATCGAGACCGGGCGGCCCTCCCACTCGATGACTCCGTCATCGATGGGGTGCACGCCGGCGATCGTCTTGACCAGCGTGGACTTACCGGCGCCGTTGTCGCCGACGAGGGCGACCACCTCGCCGGAGTGGATCTCGAGTTCTACGTCGGTGAGGGCCTGAACGGCACCGAACCGCTTCGAGACCCCGCGCAACGCCAGTACGGGCGCAGCGGACACATGAACCATCTCCTTGCCGCCTGACCGGCGGGGATGTCGTGCAAAAGAGCAGGACCACGGGGGGATTTGGGAGGAACGTTTCTGCCCGGCGCCCCGCCGGTGGCGGGATGGAGGCGGGGACGCCGGACAGGCATGGGGGCCGCTCGGCGGACCGAGCAGCGGGTGGCCTACTTCAGGCCGACGGTGCCGCAGGCGGCCGCGTACTTGTCGGTGCAGATCTCGTCGGCCGTGTAGACGTTGTCCCGGATGACGGTGTCCTTGACGTTCGCCTTGGTCAGCGAGACGACCGGGATCAGCAGGGACGGGACGCCCTTGGTGGTGGGGCTGTCGACCTTGGCGGTGGCGGTGGTCGCTATCGACTCGCCCTTGGCGAGGGCGACGGCCATCTTCGCCGCGGCCTCGGCCTCGGGGGCGTACGGCTTGTAGACGCTCATGAACTGCTCGCCCGCGACGATCCGCTGCACACCGGCGAGTTCGGCGTCCTGGCCGGTGACCGGGGGCGGGGGGGAGACGCCGGCCGCCTTGAGGGCGGTGATGATGCCGCCCGCCATGCCGTCGTTGGCGGAGTAGACGCCGATGACCTTGTCCTTGCCGAGCGCCGAGAGGGCGGCCGCCATGTTGGTGTTGGCGTTCTCCGGCTTCCACTCGACGGTGTCGTACTCCTTGCCGACGTTCACGTTGCCGTCGAGGACGGAGTGCGCGCCCTTCTTGAACAGCGCGGCGTTCGGGTCGGTGACGGAGCCGTTCATCATGACGATCTGGCCGTCCTTGGCCTTGGCGCCCAGGGCCTCCAGGAGCGCCTTGCCCTGGACCTTGCCGACCTCTTCGTTGTCGAAGGAGGTGTAGGCGTCGATCGGGCCCTCGGCGAGGCGGTCGTAGGCCACGACCGGGATGCCGGCCTCCTTGGCCTTCTTGACCGAGCCCGCGATGGCCTTGGAGTCCACCGCGTCGATGATCAGGACGTTCACCTTGTTGGTGATCATCGTGTCGACCTGGGAGTTCTGCGTGGTCGCGTCCTGCTTGGCGTTGGCGTAGACGACCTCGCCCTTGCCCGCCGTGAGGTCCTTGACCGCCTTCTCGATGAGCGGCTTGTCGAACTTCTCGTAACGCGCGGTCTGGTTCTCCGGCAGGAGAAGGCCGACCTTGATCGCGCCGCCCTTGACCGCGCCGGTGGCGTTGTCCTTCTTACCCCCGGACTCCTTCGCGCTGCCACAAGCGGCGAGCGAGACGGCCATGGTTCCGGCGGCAACGGCGAAGGCAACTCTGCGCATACGCGTGTTCATTACTTGAACCTCCCTGACGAGGCCGCAGCGCTGCGGCCGAGGTGGATGTGAGTCAACCCCGGCCGCGAGATTGTCGTCAAGGAGTGAATGCTTAACGAGATGACAACGACGCCATTCGTTATCTAACTGAAGACAAGACTGCGGGAGCTCGCACTCCACTTCCATTTTCCGCCAAAAGCGTCGAATCGCCCATCTCGCTCAGGACGAGGGCCAGCGCCCCCAGCACCTCGGCCCGCCCGCCCAGGGACCCGGTGAGCACCGACAACTGCCGGGCCGCGCTGGGGATCGCGTACCTCCCCACTGATTCACGGATGGGGGCCAGGACCAGTTCACCGGCGTCCGCGAGCGAGCCGCCCAGGACCACCCGGCTCGGGTTCAGGAGGTTGCACAGACTGGCCACGCCGCTGCCGATGTGGCGGCCCACGTCGGTGATGACGCGGCGGCAGCCGGGGTCCCCGTCACGGGCCAGTTCCACCACCCGTTCCATCGTCAACTCCGGTCCGTGACTGCCTTGCAGGAGCGGCAGCACGTACCGGGCGGCGGCGAAGGTCTCCAGGCAGCCGCGGTTGCCGCAGCGGCAGACCGGGCCCGATTCGTCCAGCGTGATGTGCCCGATCTCGCCGGCCGTTCCGCCGGGTCCGCGGTAGATCTGGCCGTTGATGACCAGCCCCGCGCCGACCCCGCTGGCGACCTTGATGTACGCCAGGTCCTTCACTCCGCGGCCACTCCCCCAGACGAGTTCGCCCAGCGCCCCGAGGTTCGCGTCGTTGTCCACGTAGACCGGGACGCCCAGGCGCTGCGAGAGCTCGCGCCGCGGATTGATCCCGGCCCAGCCCGGCAGGATCGCGGTGGACCCGAGGGTGCCGGATTCCACGTCGATGGGGCCCGGTACGCCGAGCCCGACGCCGATGACCTTGTCGCGGCCGATCCCGATGCCCTCGACGAGCCGCCCCACCAGCGCTTCCGCCCGGTCGAAGCCGTCGACCCAGGAGGCGTCCA
Encoded proteins:
- a CDS encoding sugar ABC transporter permease, which produces MSTQHIDPVNPVAAHDAIPAVDPRLLVREQGFAGYVNEFGRKLKAGDLGSVPVVLGLVIIWSIFQGLNSNFLGPENLTNIAITMTATGMMAVGIIFVLLLGEIDLSVGSVSGVSGAIVAVLSVTNGVNEWLAILAAIAGGALIGSLHGFFFAKIGAPAFAVTLSGLLFWSGAMLQILGSNGTINLDSEGVVGQLTTYFFSDVAVGYGLAALAVAGYFLATFSDNRRRAAAGVPSRPLGEILLRTGLLAVFTFGPAFVFNQYKGLPLAIVLFLLALVGTDFLLRRTTFGRQVFALGGSVEASRRAGINVNRVRITVFAIAGTFAAIGGLFWASKIAAANQSAGAGDLLMNVIAAAVIGGTSLFGGRGRTWNALLGVMVITSIQYGLALEGIATPIQYMITGAVLLATVVIDSVTRKTQKTAGRA
- a CDS encoding sugar ABC transporter substrate-binding protein gives rise to the protein MRRVAFAVAAGTMAVSLAACGSAKESGGKKDNATGAVKGGAIKVGLLLPENQTARYEKFDKPLIEKAVKDLTAGKGEVVYANAKQDATTQNSQVDTMITNKVNVLIIDAVDSKAIAGSVKKAKEAGIPVVAYDRLAEGPIDAYTSFDNEEVGKVQGKALLEALGAKAKDGQIVMMNGSVTDPNAALFKKGAHSVLDGNVNVGKEYDTVEWKPENANTNMAAALSALGKDKVIGVYSANDGMAGGIITALKAAGVSPPPPVTGQDAELAGVQRIVAGEQFMSVYKPYAPEAEAAAKMAVALAKGESIATTATAKVDSPTTKGVPSLLIPVVSLTKANVKDTVIRDNVYTADEICTDKYAAACGTVGLK
- a CDS encoding amino acid permease, translated to MSRNLNGPFRTKSVEQSILDTEEPEHQLKKSLSSWDLTVFGVGVIIGTGIFVLTGKVAKETAGPSTALAFVAAGIVCALAALCYAEFASTVPVAGSAYTFSYASIGELPAWIIGWDLVLEFALGTAVVAVGWSGYVRSLMDNAGIHLPALLQGPDVPGGHFDLLAFVLVLVLTVILVVGVKLSARITAVVVAIKVTVVLIVIIAGAFFITKSNYTPFIPPAEPQTGGSGLDAPLLQLLFGYEPTNFGVMGIFTAASVVFFAFIGFDVVATAAEETKLPQRDMPRGILGSLIICTVLYVAVSIVVTGMQNYKELSVSAPLADAFKSAGHPVYGGIISFGAAVGLTTVCMILLLGQTRVFFAMSRDGLLPRFFSRTHPKFRTPYRPTILLGVVIAVVAGFTSIHELATLVNIGTLFAFVVVALGVMVLRRTRPDLHRSFRTPWVPFVPIVSIAASVWLMLNLPAETWLRFGIWMAIGCFVYFLYGKQHSRLGRGEGMTPNPAREGR
- the dxs gene encoding 1-deoxy-D-xylulose-5-phosphate synthase; its protein translation is MLLTRIKGPRDLDRLSQEELERLAAEIRTFLVDAVSKTGGHLGPNLGVVELTIALHRVFDSPKDKVLFDTGHQAYVHKLLTGRQDFGGLRTKGGLSGYPSRAESEHDVIENSHASTVLGWADGFAKANEVLGKEDHHVAAVIGDGALTGGMAWEALNNIAAAKDRPLVIVVNDNERSYGPTIGGLANHLATLRTTDGYERFLARGKDLLERTPVVGKPLYETLHGAKKGLKDFIAPQGMFEDLGLKYIGPIDGHDIEALESALQRAKRFSGPVIVHCLTQKGRGYEPAVQDEADRFHAVGVIHPDTGLPVSTDAASWTSVFADEMVKLGRDRKDIVAITAAMLQPVGLKKFADAYPDRIFDVGIAEQHGATSAAGLASGGAHPVFAVYATFLNRAFDQVLMDVALHKCGVTFVLDRAGVTGTDGASHNGMWDMSILQVVPGLRLAAPRDAEQLRAQLNEAVLVKDAPTVVRFSKGVVGPAVPAIGKIGGMDVLRRPADEVTRPDVLLVSVGALAPMCLEIADLLDKQGISTTVVDPRWVKPVDEALAPLADRHRVVVTVEDNSRSGGVGSAVAQALRDAGVDVPLRDFGIPQRFLDHATRKEVMAEIGLTAPDIARQVTGLVAKLDGRYDSEPAAAVD
- a CDS encoding ROK family transcriptional regulator, whose translation is MQTPGSQSSLHRANLERVVRAVRLAGSLTQAEIARSTGLSAATVSNIVRELKEAGTVEVTDTSAGGRRARSVSLSGDAGIVIGVDFGHTHLRVAVGNLAHQVLAEESEPLDVDASWVDGFDRAEALVGRLVEGIGIGRDKVIGVGLGVPGPIDVESGTLGSTAILPGWAGINPRRELSQRLGVPVYVDNDANLGALGELVWGSGRGVKDLAYIKVASGVGAGLVINGQIYRGPGGTAGEIGHITLDESGPVCRCGNRGCLETFAAARYVLPLLQGSHGPELTMERVVELARDGDPGCRRVITDVGRHIGSGVASLCNLLNPSRVVLGGSLADAGELVLAPIRESVGRYAIPSAARQLSVLTGSLGGRAEVLGALALVLSEMGDSTLLAENGSGVRAPAVLSSVR
- a CDS encoding ATP-binding cassette domain-containing protein, whose amino-acid sequence is MVHVSAAPVLALRGVSKRFGAVQALTDVELEIHSGEVVALVGDNGAGKSTLVKTIAGVHPIDDGVIEWEGRPVSITKPHDAQNLGIATVYQDLALCDNIDVVGNLFLGRELKRRGILDEVEMERRARELLTTLSIRIPSVRIPIASLSGGQRQTVAIARSMLGEPRLVILDEPTAALGVEQTAQVLDLVERLRERGHAVILISHNMADVKAVADKVAVLRLGRNNGVFSVKDTSQEEIISAITGATDNAVTRRAARTGEARK
- a CDS encoding LCP family protein — translated: MTQQTATPSHRNTGRRGARPPRSRGRRAMKIVLVVVVLLLLAAAGTGWWAYNHLNKNIDSVDLNQTIGADNRPAKVPDSGQNILVLGSDSRAGANGELDHGDVSGSRSDTNMLVHIPEGRKKATAISIPRDTLVTRPECKDKNGKSIAGANRVMINSIIGTGGPACVVKTVETMSGIRVDHLVKVEFAGFKELVDALGGVDVTLDKPIKGGLNLDAGTHRLNGTDSLKFVRTRHGYGDGSDLGRIDLQQKFMIAMLSEIKKQDVLSSPARLYKLADAGTKALTTDSELDSLKGLSDFAQSMNGVDPATMETIMLPVNYDKIDKNRVVAVEPQSGQLWEALRNDRPIPASAKKSPATGG